From a single Bacillus pumilus genomic region:
- a CDS encoding FbpB family small basic protein: MRRRKRRSFEELVLENKKELLSNEEFLNQLEEKLEERFRQK, encoded by the coding sequence ATGAGACGAAGAAAACGCCGCTCATTTGAAGAACTTGTACTTGAAAATAAAAAAGAATTATTGAGCAATGAGGAATTTTTAAACCAGCTTGAAGAAAAGTTGGAAGAGCGATTTAGGCAGAAATAA
- a CDS encoding acid-soluble spore protein N — protein sequence MGREHDKQAQFTPDHLGTKPVAYKRNKGKKMHNKSNEQPDVIQTKGE from the coding sequence ATGGGTAGAGAGCATGATAAACAAGCACAGTTTACACCAGACCATTTAGGGACAAAACCTGTAGCATACAAACGCAATAAAGGTAAAAAGATGCATAATAAATCAAATGAACAGCCTGATGTGATTCAGACGAAGGGCGAATAA
- the tlp gene encoding small acid-soluble spore protein Tlp, producing MNGKSYQSNPDDRSDNVEKLQDMIENTLDNIDESEAAMALSTDQEKQMIKQKNENRKMSIDAMRSEIKDEEAARKNGYTE from the coding sequence ATGAACGGAAAGTCATATCAATCCAATCCAGATGATCGTTCGGATAATGTTGAAAAGCTGCAAGATATGATCGAAAACACCCTTGACAATATCGATGAATCTGAAGCAGCGATGGCTCTTTCAACAGATCAGGAAAAACAAATGATCAAGCAAAAAAACGAGAACCGAAAAATGAGCATTGATGCTATGCGTTCTGAGATTAAGGACGAAGAAGCAGCAAGAAAGAATGGCTATACCGAATAA
- a CDS encoding acyl-CoA thioesterase, giving the protein MYVSKKEIEVRYAETDQMGIVYHANYLIWMEVGRTALIKELGFSYAQLEADGALAPVIDLQVQYKKPLLYGETATVHTWIEEYNGLKTVYGYEIQKPDGQTAITGTTSHICVDKDTFRPIQFRKAFPAWHKVYEQSKKQV; this is encoded by the coding sequence GTGTATGTATCTAAAAAAGAAATAGAAGTCCGTTATGCAGAAACAGACCAAATGGGCATCGTATATCATGCCAATTATTTAATCTGGATGGAAGTCGGCAGAACAGCACTGATTAAAGAATTAGGATTTTCCTACGCGCAGCTAGAAGCAGATGGTGCCCTTGCCCCTGTTATAGACTTGCAGGTTCAATATAAAAAGCCATTACTGTACGGTGAGACTGCGACAGTTCATACTTGGATTGAAGAATACAATGGCCTCAAAACGGTATATGGCTATGAAATTCAAAAGCCTGATGGGCAAACTGCGATTACTGGGACAACCTCACATATTTGTGTAGACAAAGATACCTTTAGACCTATCCAATTTAGAAAAGCTTTTCCTGCCTGGCACAAAGTATACGAGCAGTCGAAAAAGCAGGTTTAA
- a CDS encoding HesB/YadR/YfhF family protein, whose translation MKEDALNWYKDELDLEKGDHVRFFVRYGGCSNVQKGFSLGVAKDEPQNAGATAEIEGITFFVEESDIWYFDNHDLHIDYNESVKEPEFHYE comes from the coding sequence ATGAAAGAAGATGCACTCAATTGGTACAAGGATGAACTAGATTTAGAAAAAGGTGATCATGTTCGCTTTTTTGTGAGATATGGCGGGTGCAGTAATGTACAAAAAGGCTTTTCTCTAGGCGTCGCAAAAGATGAACCTCAAAATGCTGGCGCAACCGCTGAAATAGAAGGCATTACTTTCTTTGTAGAAGAAAGTGATATTTGGTATTTTGACAACCATGATCTGCATATTGATTATAACGAGTCCGTGAAAGAACCAGAGTTTCATTATGAATAA
- the plsY gene encoding glycerol-3-phosphate 1-O-acyltransferase PlsY, producing the protein MLIALMFILAYLLGSIPSGLIVGKAAKGIDIREHGSGNLGATNAFRTLGVKAGSIVISADILKGTLASALPFFMQLDIHPLLAGVAAVIGHSFPVFAKFKGGKAVATSGGVLLFYAPFLFITMIAAFFLFLYISKYVSLSSMLTGIYTFIYSIFTKDVFLIIVVAVLAGFVIYRHIANLKRIFNKTEPKIKWL; encoded by the coding sequence ATGTTAATTGCTTTGATGTTTATTTTGGCTTATCTTCTCGGCAGTATTCCATCCGGTCTCATTGTCGGGAAAGCTGCAAAGGGTATTGATATCCGTGAACATGGCAGCGGAAACCTAGGTGCGACGAATGCATTTCGTACGCTTGGTGTAAAAGCAGGGTCTATTGTTATTTCAGCTGATATTTTAAAGGGGACTCTTGCTTCAGCATTACCGTTTTTCATGCAACTGGACATTCATCCCTTATTAGCAGGAGTTGCTGCTGTTATCGGTCACAGCTTTCCTGTCTTTGCAAAATTTAAAGGGGGAAAAGCAGTCGCTACATCTGGCGGCGTGTTATTATTTTATGCCCCATTCTTATTTATCACGATGATCGCTGCTTTTTTCTTATTTTTATACATTAGTAAATATGTTTCACTATCATCGATGTTGACCGGCATCTATACATTCATTTACAGCATATTCACCAAAGACGTATTCTTAATCATTGTTGTTGCTGTTCTTGCTGGCTTTGTCATCTACAGACACATTGCCAACCTCAAACGAATTTTCAACAAAACTGAACCGAAAATCAAATGGCTATAG
- a CDS encoding CoA-binding protein, with translation MNHPTKQEIGRILKSSKRIAVVGLSDQPHRTSYMVSKAMQDAGYEIIPVNPTIDEALGVKAVASLKDIKEPVDIVNVFRRSEFLPEVAEEFLEMDAPVFWAQQGVYHEEAKRLIEENGKVAIMDLCIKVAHAMTKTH, from the coding sequence ATGAATCATCCAACGAAACAAGAAATTGGCCGTATATTAAAGAGCAGTAAACGAATTGCTGTTGTTGGGTTATCCGATCAGCCGCACCGGACGTCTTATATGGTGTCTAAAGCGATGCAGGATGCCGGTTATGAGATCATTCCGGTGAATCCAACGATCGATGAAGCACTTGGAGTGAAAGCGGTCGCTTCTTTAAAAGACATAAAAGAGCCTGTTGATATTGTTAATGTCTTTAGACGCTCAGAGTTTTTGCCTGAAGTGGCAGAAGAATTTCTTGAAATGGACGCACCTGTTTTTTGGGCGCAGCAAGGCGTATATCACGAAGAAGCGAAAAGGCTGATTGAGGAAAATGGTAAGGTCGCCATTATGGATTTATGCATCAAGGTGGCTCATGCAATGACAAAAACTCATTAA
- the parE gene encoding DNA topoisomerase IV subunit B, with protein MVKKQQVDYNDDSIQVLEGLEAVRKRPGMYIGSTDSRGLHHLVYEIVDNSVDEVLAGHGDHIIVKIHKDNSISVQDKGRGMPTGMHKLGKPTPEIILTVLHAGGKFGQGGYKTSGGLHGVGASVVNALSEWLTVTIERDGFIYHQRFENGGKPATSLEKVGKTKKTGTLIHFKPDRVMFSVTTYNFDTLSERLRESAFLLKGLKIELIDERHDVQETFYYETGIEAFVAYLNEEKDVLSEVVSFEGEHQSIEVDFAFQFNDGYSENILSFVNNVRTKDGGTHESGAKTAMTRAFNEYARKVALLKEKDKNLEGTDIREGLSAIISVRIPEELLQFEGQTKGKLGTSEARSAVDAVISEKLAYFLEENRETATLLVKKAIKAQQAREAARKAREEARSGKKRKKSEATLSGKLTPAQSRNPARNELYLVEGDSAGGSAKQGRDRKFQAVLPLRGKVINTEKAKLADIFKNEEINTIIHAIGGGVGVDFNVEDINYDKIVIMTDADTDGAHIQVLLLTFFYRYMKPLIEHGKVFIALPPLYKVSKGSGKKEVIEYAWSDEEMDDVLKKVGKGYTIQRYKGLGEMNADQLWETTMNPESRTLVRVKIDDAARVERRVTTLMGDKVEPRRKWIEKNVAFGLDEESNILENENLSLAEEV; from the coding sequence TTGGTTAAAAAGCAGCAAGTAGATTATAACGATGATTCTATTCAGGTGCTAGAGGGGCTTGAAGCGGTCCGTAAACGTCCAGGGATGTATATTGGATCTACGGATTCACGCGGTCTTCATCACCTTGTCTATGAGATTGTAGACAACTCTGTCGATGAAGTGCTCGCTGGCCATGGAGACCATATCATTGTCAAAATACATAAAGATAACAGCATTTCCGTCCAAGATAAAGGGCGAGGAATGCCTACTGGTATGCATAAGCTTGGAAAACCGACACCTGAGATCATTTTAACGGTCCTTCATGCAGGCGGAAAATTTGGTCAAGGCGGATATAAAACAAGTGGTGGGCTTCACGGAGTTGGGGCATCTGTTGTGAACGCGCTGTCAGAATGGCTCACTGTCACAATTGAACGCGACGGCTTTATTTATCATCAGCGCTTTGAAAACGGCGGAAAGCCTGCCACATCACTTGAAAAAGTCGGAAAAACGAAAAAAACAGGAACACTGATTCATTTTAAACCAGATCGAGTCATGTTCAGTGTCACGACCTATAATTTCGACACTTTATCAGAACGTTTAAGAGAATCTGCCTTTTTATTAAAAGGATTAAAAATAGAGCTGATTGATGAACGACATGATGTACAAGAAACCTTTTATTATGAGACGGGCATTGAGGCATTCGTTGCTTATTTAAATGAAGAAAAAGACGTTCTCAGTGAAGTGGTTTCATTTGAAGGAGAGCATCAATCTATCGAAGTAGACTTTGCTTTTCAATTCAACGATGGCTACTCGGAGAATATTCTTTCCTTCGTCAATAACGTCAGAACAAAAGATGGCGGTACGCATGAGTCCGGTGCCAAAACGGCGATGACAAGAGCCTTTAATGAATATGCACGCAAAGTGGCCCTTTTAAAAGAAAAAGACAAAAATTTAGAGGGCACTGATATTCGCGAAGGACTGTCTGCTATTATTTCTGTCAGAATTCCTGAAGAACTGCTTCAATTTGAAGGCCAGACAAAAGGAAAGCTTGGGACAAGTGAGGCTCGCTCAGCTGTTGACGCTGTTATTTCTGAAAAGCTGGCTTATTTCCTTGAAGAAAACAGGGAAACAGCTACTCTTCTTGTGAAAAAAGCGATTAAAGCACAGCAGGCAAGAGAAGCTGCTAGAAAAGCACGTGAAGAAGCAAGGAGCGGCAAGAAACGGAAAAAGTCCGAAGCGACACTGAGCGGAAAATTAACACCTGCTCAATCCAGAAACCCGGCAAGAAACGAATTGTACTTAGTAGAGGGAGACTCAGCGGGCGGGTCAGCAAAGCAAGGGCGTGACCGTAAATTCCAAGCGGTGCTGCCGCTTCGTGGAAAGGTCATCAACACAGAAAAAGCAAAGCTTGCTGATATTTTCAAAAATGAAGAAATCAACACCATTATTCATGCCATCGGTGGAGGCGTCGGTGTCGATTTTAATGTAGAAGACATCAATTACGACAAAATCGTGATTATGACAGATGCTGATACAGATGGAGCGCATATTCAAGTGCTTCTACTTACGTTCTTTTACCGCTATATGAAGCCGCTGATCGAACATGGCAAAGTGTTTATTGCACTACCGCCTTTATATAAAGTCAGCAAAGGCTCAGGGAAAAAAGAAGTCATTGAGTACGCATGGTCTGATGAAGAAATGGATGATGTACTGAAGAAGGTTGGAAAAGGGTACACGATTCAGCGCTATAAAGGTTTAGGTGAAATGAACGCCGACCAGCTATGGGAAACGACAATGAATCCAGAATCGAGAACACTTGTCAGGGTCAAAATCGATGATGCTGCACGTGTGGAACGCCGCGTCACGACATTAATGGGTGACAAAGTAGAGCCACGCCGTAAATGGATTGAAAAGAATGTCGCCTTTGGACTCGATGAGGAAAGCAACATTCTTGAAAATGAAAACTTGTCGCTAGCTGAGGAGGTTTAA
- the parC gene encoding DNA topoisomerase IV subunit A: protein MAQQERFHDLPLEEVIGDRFGRYSKYIIQDRALPDARDGLKPVQRRILYAMYAEGNTQDKNFRKAAKTVGNVIGNYHPHGDSSVYEAMVRMSQDWKVRNVLIEMHGNNGSIDGDPPAAMRYTEARLSAIASELLKDLDKETVEFVANFDDTSKEPVVLPAMFPNLLVNGSTGISAGYATDIPPHHLGEVIDGVIKRIEQPHCTVEDLMTVIKGPDFPTGGIIQGVDGIKKAYETGKGKIMIRGKAEIETIRGGRQQIVITEIPYEVNKANLVKKMDEFRIERKVEGISEVRDETDRTGLRIVVELKKEADANGVLNFLYKNSDLQIPYNFNMVAIHNRRPTLMTLTTVLDAYITHQKEVVTNRSTYELRKAKERHHIVDGLIKALSILDEVIATIRSSNDKRDAKNNLMEKYDFTEAQSEAIVSLQLYRLTNTDITQLRDEARELDVRIAELEDILANEKKLLKVITNNLKKLKKTYADERRSVIEEKIEEIKINLEVMIASEDVYVTVTKDGYIKRTSQRSYAASNGKDFGMKDTDRLIHQFEMNTTDVLLLFTNKGSYIYCPVHQLPDIRWKDMGQHITNIISIDRDESIQKAIPIKEFDETSYLLFFTKGGMVKKTELLQYKAQRYSKPLVALNLKGDDELVDVHVTTGQQELFIATKNGYGLWFDEEEVSVVGPRAAGVKGINLKDGDEVVSGQIIDPKNDVLVLTTQRGAVKRMNLSEFDKTSRAKRGVLMLRELKKNPHRIVAVIAASLHDTLEIDMEKGATIPLDISTLRANDRYSNGSFIVDEEEQGEVTHVLLTPESAPDDNK from the coding sequence ATGGCACAACAAGAACGATTTCATGATTTACCATTAGAAGAAGTAATCGGAGACCGGTTTGGTCGCTATAGTAAATATATTATCCAAGATCGTGCGCTTCCAGATGCGCGAGATGGACTAAAGCCTGTACAACGGAGAATTTTATATGCGATGTACGCAGAAGGAAACACGCAGGATAAAAACTTCCGTAAAGCGGCGAAAACAGTCGGTAACGTCATTGGTAACTATCATCCGCACGGTGACTCATCTGTTTATGAAGCGATGGTGAGAATGAGCCAGGATTGGAAAGTACGAAATGTGCTGATTGAGATGCATGGGAATAATGGGAGTATTGATGGAGATCCGCCTGCTGCTATGCGTTATACGGAAGCAAGGCTGTCTGCCATTGCTTCAGAGCTTTTAAAAGACTTAGACAAGGAAACCGTCGAATTTGTCGCAAACTTTGATGATACAAGCAAAGAGCCAGTTGTATTACCAGCGATGTTTCCAAACCTTCTTGTGAACGGATCAACAGGAATATCAGCTGGTTATGCTACTGATATTCCGCCGCATCACCTGGGAGAGGTGATTGATGGGGTCATTAAACGAATCGAACAGCCGCATTGTACGGTTGAGGATTTAATGACGGTCATCAAAGGTCCAGATTTCCCAACAGGCGGTATCATTCAAGGGGTAGATGGGATTAAGAAGGCTTATGAAACAGGAAAAGGAAAGATTATGATTCGCGGAAAAGCGGAGATTGAAACTATCCGCGGTGGACGTCAGCAAATCGTGATTACAGAAATTCCTTATGAAGTGAATAAAGCCAACCTCGTCAAAAAGATGGACGAGTTCCGAATTGAAAGAAAAGTGGAAGGAATTTCAGAGGTTCGCGATGAGACAGACCGAACAGGACTTCGAATCGTAGTAGAGCTAAAAAAAGAAGCAGACGCAAATGGTGTCTTGAATTTCTTATATAAAAACTCAGATCTGCAAATCCCATATAACTTTAATATGGTGGCGATACATAATCGTAGACCAACCTTAATGACGCTGACGACTGTACTGGATGCGTATATTACCCATCAAAAAGAAGTCGTAACAAATCGTTCAACATATGAGCTGCGAAAAGCAAAAGAGCGTCATCATATTGTAGATGGATTGATTAAGGCGCTTTCGATCTTAGATGAAGTCATTGCTACTATCCGCTCATCTAATGATAAGCGGGATGCGAAAAACAACTTGATGGAGAAATATGACTTTACAGAAGCTCAATCAGAAGCGATTGTTTCTCTCCAGTTATACCGTTTAACGAATACGGATATTACGCAATTACGAGATGAAGCAAGAGAGCTAGACGTACGTATAGCAGAGCTTGAAGACATTTTAGCAAACGAGAAAAAACTGCTAAAGGTCATTACAAACAATTTGAAAAAGCTCAAAAAGACATATGCAGATGAGAGACGATCTGTCATTGAGGAAAAAATCGAAGAAATTAAGATTAACCTTGAAGTGATGATCGCATCAGAGGATGTCTACGTCACGGTCACGAAGGATGGATACATCAAACGGACAAGCCAGCGCTCCTATGCCGCATCTAACGGTAAGGACTTTGGCATGAAGGATACTGACCGTCTAATTCATCAGTTTGAAATGAATACAACGGATGTCCTTCTATTGTTTACGAATAAAGGAAGCTACATTTATTGTCCTGTTCATCAGCTGCCAGATATACGCTGGAAAGACATGGGGCAGCATATCACGAATATCATTTCAATTGATCGTGATGAATCAATCCAAAAAGCCATTCCAATTAAAGAATTTGATGAAACGTCGTATCTTCTGTTCTTTACAAAAGGCGGAATGGTGAAGAAAACAGAGCTTCTTCAATATAAAGCGCAGCGCTATTCGAAACCGCTTGTCGCCTTGAATTTAAAAGGAGACGATGAACTCGTAGATGTTCATGTGACAACAGGTCAGCAGGAATTGTTTATTGCGACGAAAAATGGCTATGGACTGTGGTTTGATGAAGAAGAAGTAAGTGTTGTTGGTCCGAGAGCGGCTGGTGTCAAAGGAATCAACTTGAAGGATGGGGACGAAGTAGTCTCTGGCCAGATCATTGATCCAAAGAACGATGTCCTCGTGCTGACGACACAAAGAGGGGCCGTGAAGCGAATGAACCTCTCTGAATTTGATAAAACATCAAGAGCAAAACGCGGAGTTCTGATGCTAAGAGAATTAAAGAAAAATCCTCACCGTATTGTGGCTGTGATTGCTGCATCTCTGCACGATACTCTAGAGATTGATATGGAGAAGGGTGCAACGATTCCGCTTGACATCTCTACTCTTAGAGCGAATGACCGCTATAGCAATGGATCATTTATTGTAGATGAGGAAGAGCAGGGAGAAGTCACTCATGTTCTTTTAACACCTGAATCTGCACCAGATGATAATAAATAA